The genomic window TCTAACCtgtgttcctccttcttaacCTGCCGTACGCACAAGACGTGCACGTATGCACCATGCCACTGTCAAGGGTGAGGAAAATTCCCAGAGTGGCGGTTTTAACTCgggtgaaaaggaaaaagaaaaatgccagaaaaagaagagccCCTATTCTGCCTGAACTATTTCCAAGGTTCTGTAAAttgtggaaaaaacaaaacacactcggttattttatgttttccaaaaattatttaaaaaaataaaataaaatgttgtTTAAAAGAACATGTTCAAAggaacattctttttttggccaCATCTTCACGCTGATCATTTGTGAATGCGTTTATGCTTGCATCTACATTTGTCAATTTAAGAACACGTGTAATACGGTTGGATATTGGTCGCAAGAATTATTCTGTTGCGAAGGGGTCCCAACGGAGGCACGCCGTTAAGCCACATTTTATTCGCAGCATGTTGCAGCATTTTACAACAGTTTGCaacattttattataaataataaccttttccttttttctgagTGTGCGTCCCCGCGCGCAATGTGCTCTACATTTTTTGAGAAGCCAACCCACATGTAGGGTTCATTTTagcaaaaattgaaaaaaaaaaaaaaaaaaaatttaaaggcGCGTTTTACTAACACATCCGAGCGTGCATAACTTGGCAGTACTTGTGCACATAGGACTTCAACCTGCGACAGCATTATACAATTCATGCAGGGTATCCCCTTCCGAATCAGCcgcacaaccttccttatgCTAGACGTTCCCTACCGCTCTCATTTTGTGCTTTAAAGAGATACGTACACTCAGTAGAGTTACATCCATTTTTGCGACgttgaaaggaaaaggtgcaCACACCATTGTGTATAAGAAGTTGTGCCGCCCATTGTTCGGCCCACTCTGCCCATCCACTTTTCATACCTTCCCCACGCTTGAACGGCctccaaaatggaagaaaccAAAGAAGGAACTCCCTTGGAAGATAAATGCTCAGGAAATGAagaactaaaaaaagaaaaaacaagcaacagatgtaaaaaagtaaaaacctTAAACAGAACGAAACCGaacgagaagaaaaaaaaatcgtccAAGAATTTTAAGACCTTTAAAACGTTCAGATATTTTAAACCCTTCAGACAGTTTAAAAATTCGAAAAGTttgaaaaatgcgaaaaattgtaaaagtcagaaaaagagggaaaaagaaaaggcaaaaaagaaagccaAAAGGAAGGCGAAGAAAAATGCCCCCAAGGAGATCATACCTGTGGGGCAAGGCAGACCGACGGAACTTCCAAATGAAGGGGACGTTACTGTGGACAGCTTGGAGAAGCAGCTGTCAAACCAGGTGAGCCCAACGCAAAACAGTACCAATTCCAACAATAGCAGTAATGATGAATGTGCCGCTTTGGCTGAGGATAAAATTGTTCCTCACCATTCTGAtgagcaaaaaagggaaagcgtCAGCAAAGATTATGAAATTAAAGGCAGTGTAGATGAGGGTCACCCGTTTTCTGTTCACACGGATGTATCCACAGAGAGGACACCACCTATGGAAGCGCAAGAAGGAGATAATCTTAACTGCGTAGTGGAAAAGAACTCGCCAAATAGGGCAACACAAGTGGGCGTCACCATAGAGAATGTCCTAAAAAACGCAtgtagggaagaaaataatccCGTTTTGAAGCCCCACATGGGTGACCCTCAAAGGAACTACtgcggaggagaagaaaaaatgtctcAGGTGAACCTAAGCGGGACCAGGAGACAGAACAACCCAATAGAACCGCTGCAAGATGAAATGAACCGCGCAGAGCGCGAAACAGAGGCAGCACGTCACCTAGTAGACCCACCAGCAGCGAAACAAACGTCCAGAATCCAATTCAGGGAGCTCATCACATCGATGAAAGATGATACGAAGAATATCATCACCGTAATGGAAAACCTGAGCGAAGAAAAGCTCCTCTATTTAACCATCCCCTTTAGCGAAAATTACGACcttgtaaaatatttcaatTTCCTCTCTCTGGAGaagatagaaaaaatgataaactTGCTTCATGTAgataattacaaaaattttattctctcatttaatcagaaaaaaataattgaaaTTGTGAACCACGTGTCTGTAAACACATCCATTAGTGTACTCTTAAACCTATCCAACAACAAAGTAGCATACATACTAAACCatatagaggaaaaaatccTCATCAATTTGTTGAATGGAATACCTTTGTGTAAATTCTATCACATTGCAGAATATTTACCtatgcaaaaaataagtCTCTTCTCAAACAACATAAGTTATGAAAAATTGTATGTAATGCACAATTCGCTGCCGtctaaaaaattacatcagCTAGCCAATAACCTCTCTTTACAAACTCTTAACAAGCTGATAAACGAATTGCCTCTATACAAATCTGTTAAGGTGCTGAAAATGTTGCCCCCGATCAAAATAGCTAATTCAATTAACGTAAATGAATTGACTCCCCAGTTTGCCTCCGAAATTGGGAGATCTTTCAATGCACCTGAAATTATAGAAATTGTAAATTACCTAAATGAGGAGAATGCAGATATTTTACTCAGCAGATGCAATTTAACGAAAATTATTCTATACATAAATTATATTTCATTGGAAGAGTTTAAGTCTATCACTCCAAAATTGCCTACTCAATTTTTGACACAAATTGTTAATGACATATCTTTGAAGTTGCTTGTGGAGTTGTTCCTGTCTTTGCCCGAGGAGAAGGCAGTTCCTTGTTTGTATGCCCTCACGCAGAGAAAGCTCAACTTTGCCTTGCGCTCCATTCCAATGCAGAGGATCATAATAGACACCGTGTTGCGGCAAGGGGGGACCGTCCAGCCGGGGTACCACCCAACAGAAGCAACTATGGAATTGACTACCACCGTTTCCACTCCTACCTGCTACACCCATGCGGATGCCGCTCATCCACACAGGCAGCTAATCAACATGATCGATGAACACAATTTGGCTCTCCTCCTTAACCAGCTGAACGAAGATGAGTATGCCCCATTCTGCAATTTGCTGTGCCAAGACAAGGTGGAACAAATCGCCAACTCCCACCACGTTGATTGCAAAACCGCCGCAGTGCTTATCCTACATTTGCCGCTTACGAAAATGATGGAAATTCTCCAAAGGGTAAGACAAaaacgaaaggaagaaatgacgAAATATATGCCAACCTTTGTCTCCCAAATGGTCCCCCACAAACCAAGCAACAAAAAGAGCGTGAACAAGATAGAACAAATGTTTATCACTTGCAAATTACTACGATTGAGAAAAGTCTTTAGgaacagtaaaaaaattcccactctgaaaaaaaaaaaaaaaaaattaaaatgttcccatttgagaaaaaaaactaatgACATTATACGTAGcataaatgtgaaaaattatttcaagTTTTTGAACTCCATTTCTTGTGCCAAAATTGTGGAAATGAATCACGTCATCGATAACATCATGTGTAGGTATCCATACACTGAGCCTGAACTTACGGActgccttttctttttctttaacttttttGGGAAAATAACGCCCTCGAAGTGGAAGACAGGGGGGAAGACCATACGATGGTTAACCAAGGACGGTTCGAAAAATGGAGACGAtccacaaaatggggagcCCCTGCATGACACCTATAAACAGACGAAACTGTACCCTCTCGAGGGGAACATAAAAACAGGGCTGTTAAGCCCCTCCCCTGCGATAACCAAAATGAATACCTCCTTAGGTGACACGACgataagaaaaattacaacccATACAATCCAAACAAACAACGAGGCGGcgaagaggggaaaatgcAATCTCACCACCAACAGAGTGAGAAACTCCTACACATTTTTAGTACACTTTGTTTGCTTcataaaaatgcatatagaAAATTACGTACTCCAGAGTTGGGGAGATTGGAaccaaggggaaggagaggaagagCCCACCCCGAATTGGCCACCAAGCGGTTTACCCTTAAAAGGGGCGTTCCCATCAAATCACGAACAGGGTAGTAGCACTCCCCTCCATGAAGACACTAGTGTGATCGAACCCCACCCCCACTGCAGAACGACATCCAAAATCCTGACCACCACCAACAGTAAGTTAATCTTCTACAGTGTcagaaaaataatgaaaaatatcTTCTACTCTATTAGGAAGATAAACCAAATAGGAAATCCTTCCCTTGTCTTGAAGCACATCTCCATGTTTAACATAATACGGGCTGACATAGTCCAGTGCAGAAGTGAACGGCGGAGGGAGGATTTGAAAAAGAGGAGCGGATGGGACTACTCCACGGGGACTCCAATAAAAAGTATACGTAGTAAGGATGGAGGAGCCACCCTCATTGGGGTTAAAAACAGTGCCAATGTTATCCCCCAGAGTAGTAACTTCCTCAGTGGAAAGTGTCTACtcgcaaaaaatattttcaatgaaatgaaaaaaaaaagtagaacaAATGGGGCAGACGATGAGGAGAAAACTGAAGAATCTGTGACAATAGAAGATGttgtgaagaaggaagaatcgAACTACACTATAGGAATGTTACAAAATGGTATGGCCACATGCGCACTTAAGGAGGGGGAAACTCTCGAAATGAAGAACATTCCTACCAATGCAAAGGGAATAATTGGCTCTGTGttcaacataaataaaataaagacatGGAAATATGACCCACTTGTTAATGATGAAGGGGATAACCACATCGAAGAAAgaagcggaagaaaaaaggacacAAATGAACGTAGAGCTCtcattaaaaaaagcaaaaaaaattacttcaaGAAGTTAAAGAATATCTCCCAAATGGCTAGTCTTAAAAGATTCACACGTAGAGACAAAAACCGCAGTAGTATATCACGTAATGTTACCCATCCAAATGTAAGCATAAATGTTCCAATGCAAACTTGCCAAATAGATCGACAAAGCAGAAACACTACTGCTAACCCGCTCATTAATGAAaaagcattttttcccaccccAAATAGTCAAACAGAAGAAGTACCATCGGATGTGTCgaccaaagggaagaaaaacaaagtgTCCCTCTTAAAATTCATATTCGCTTTGAACGATTCGAATGCTAAGAAGTACGCTAATAACATAACCCTaatcataaattttttttttttgaaaaaaaaaatatttctgaGCAAGTACAAGAACCAAATTGTGGGGTCTTCTCTAAACATACTTATAAATGATAATGGCTGTAAGAGGTTATTAAATTTTAATGCTCCCCCTAACGACACCGCATGTTACATTAATTCGAACATTGTATCTCTGCAATATGAAGACACTGATGctattaaaaatttgtatTCTTTGACATCTAGCAAGTCGGTTCCCATGTGCACTACACCGGAGATAATCCCGTCCATTGATGTGCCTACCGACTTGTCCACTATtccacaaaagggggaaaccaAAAATCgttccaaaaataaaaagttatcaatagaaatgaacaaacagaaGAATAACATGTCCATTAAAGACATGTGTAACGATTTAAATTCTAGCATTATTCTCCTTTGGAAGTCTTCCCAATTTGGCTACATCCTCTTAGATGCACATAATTCTCTGCATATAAGTATCCATGACCCCTCTAGTCAGTTTTCTTTGAACCTGTTCAGGCAACATGATGATGTATCTGTAGGGGCAAATACCTATCGAAAGGGTAACTtatttttcgcaaaaaaggggaagaaaaaaatgagcttCAAAAAGATCAAATCGATGTTCTCAAGGATAttagagaagaagaaatctGCCCCAGTTAAGAACAGGTCCAGTGGTGCGATCTTAGAAAAGGGACAAAGAGGGGACAATCTCCTCGATGGGACTGCTTTACTTCCAAGTGGAAATAATCACCTCAACGAAGGTAAAGGAGACGTCAGCAGCAGATGGGATAACATCGCCAATGGAGACGACCCCAAACCGGAGGAAAACCTAATCAGTGACGATGATGAGGTGTGTTTCGGAGACGAGTACTACAAGTGCTATGAGGGAAACCATCTAAATGGGGAAAGCGCCTCCGTCAGCGGCCCCCTTAAACCCCCccataaaagtgaaaagaatgGCGAACTGGTTATCCACCGGGAGGGAACAACAAACATGAGGACGCAAAAGAGTGAACGCGAGCACCACGCAGAAAAAtccaaaaatgaaaaaaacggagCAAACGCAGCAAACGAAACTAACACATACAATGAGCACAGCAGTAAGCATTCCCTAAAAAATAAGCACAGCATAGTGATCAACAAATTCAGTAACATCATTAACGAGGCACAAAGAATCCTGtctataaaggaaaaaattatcaacaAGAAAATATTAGAACAAATCCATGCCAGTTACATATCCCCAAGTTCCCTTACcgaaagtgaaaaggaaaaaatgagagaaataaaaaacaacgaacttaacaaaattatggaagaagaattgcggaaagaaaataaaaatttccaatCGAATGATACACACTCGTTTGGAAACACCAGCTACACGGATGATGAGTTTAATATAATTCTCTacctagaaaaaaagaaaaaaaaaaaagaccaaaaaggggcaaagaaaaaaaaacaactcaTTTCTCttaaggggaaagaaaaatattttattccatttaGATTTAATCGAAGTAAAATATTAAGGTTAAAATTGTTGACTCTTATTGAAAATGCTTTATGTAGTTATGACGTCAACGTGGGGGAAGGTACCTTCATCAGTGCACTGGATCAACAGAGACAAGGTGAAGCaataaaggaatatatgGACTCTTCTTTGGAAAATATGACCAACGGATTCCATTCCTCCCTTGAGCAGGTTCCTTCTATCAGTTCTCACAACCTGGCAGAAgagtccattttttcatttttaaattcgaATGCGTCTAAAGAGAAAACAAACATAGATATGCTTCCTCTGAATGGTGGTCCAAATGGGTTCCCAGATAATAGGTTAAGGTTAACGAACCAAGTGGGTGACACAGACCCGTTTGTCCTGCATGATGACATGTGTTATAACGATCCCCCTCTTGAAATTAACATAAACACAGAGAAGAACGAACCAAGTGCCATAAATACGAATAGTAACATCATCCCAAACgagataaacaaaaaaaaggagcatcTACAGAAGGAACATCTGCAGAATGGTGTAGATACTGCCCCGTTTGAACCCTGTCACAGCTCTACTTCAACCATCCTCGCAGATAAATACACCCCTAATATGTGTTCATCACTGCACATAAGTAACAACTCCCACAACAAAACAAACGCACACACGAACAGAACGTGTGAGAGCTCCTACGAAATTGTAAAGAGCATAACAATGCATGAGAAAAACAACTCCACAAAAGGGTCCTCATCAAGTGAATCGAATGGAAGATTAAATGATGACACAGACGTGAATAAAATGTCGACCTTCGAAAATGTGTTGCAAATGTTCAGTAAATCTATTCACCATttggaaaatggaaatgttCAAAAAGGCCCGGCTGCCGCTGATAAAGGAAGGgacaaatggggggaagacgaaaaaaaggtactACTAACACAAAGCACCTCATTTTACACGCATGACTACAACAATTTGGGGATGCCTTCAAACCAAAGAGACAGATCCAATcatatgaacaaattggaTCAAGTCGATACCGCTTCTCCAACGTTggaaaaagcagaaggtgATACACCTTCGAAGAACGTGGAGAACTCCAAACGGTGCAACTATTTTGCACCCCACATAGTGGACCACTGCAACCAATCGGAGGACCTCCACTTGGAATTAAGTCCACTCGAAAAGTGTGTAAATCGGCATGACCTATACAACAACGTTGGACAAAACCACGTAGAACAGCACGACGAACCGCATTTGACAGATAAAAGGGAACACTTCCTAAACGGTTTGCTCAGCCAGATCCGCGGTGAGCGTAACGGGGATGACCACTTGGGTGGCAACTTGGATGGCAATTCACCTGTGAACTCACATAACGTCCTCATCGGCGGGGCGGAAAAGGTAGGCCTCCTCAATCTGCACTGCCTGTTCGAAAATAAATCGGAGAATTTTTGTCTGATCAGCGAGGGCTGTGCTAAGGCTAGCAATTACGTGAACGACAGCATGCTGATTCATACCAAGTTGTACAATGAAATCTtccacataaaaaaggatgacATGTCTACCTCGGAAAAATGTTCCATGCTGGGTATGTCCACCGCTTCCAACTCGTCCAACTTGTTCAGTAGCCGCAACAGTGACAGTCACCATAACAACTCCACGGAGAACCAAATTATGTGCAttcacaagaaaaaaaaaatactttgtAACAGCTGCGGAAATgcgctcaaaaaaaatgtcctaaATGATATGTTCTTCTTCAGAATAAccataattaataaaaagtCCTTCCTTTCCAAACGTGTAAAAATCAAGATATTTTATCAGAGCCCTTTGATCCGTGCCAACTTTGCTTCCAAGGACAATGTTACATACaccttggaaaaaaatatgaccgAATATAAGCTCAGAATTATTGccattaataaaaaaaaaatgcgaaaaaagtTGTCTCTGTCCAAGTCGAAATTTTTCAGAAAATGTCTCGAAATTCAGTTAATTAGCAGTTTGGACAATATGCTAATTtcccaaggggaagaaaaaaagggggtgaaaaaatacTCAAGAAATGGCAGCAGTGTTCACTCCTCCATGGAACATTTCAATACATATAAAGGTGACCCCTTGGGAGATAAAATAGaaacaagaaaaattttgtccTATGAgcagataaaaaattattcaaaacGCTTGTCCAGCATGAACCAGTCCTCCGACGATGTCCCCCCTGCTATATACAATTCACACTTCGCCATATTAAACTTTAGCATCCTAGacgataaaaataaaaagtacaattttttttttttttctctgcgtCATATATGACCAATTGTTCCGAGGGAATGACGTTTTGAGGGGCATACCTTGGGGCACATTTCCCCACATGCACTCGAGCTGCTCACTTTGGCTAGCTCCCCAATTATCACTGTCCACATAaattcccctctttttttttgcaggaAATATGACGTGGAGAGGTTTATAGTTCCTTCCACACTGTTCTACACGAATGGGTAAGGGCACATGCTTCGTCGTCGAAGAATATCCAAACGGGTACGCACCGCAAGTTGTTTTCGCCAAAATGGGTGGAAAGCACTTGGGCCTGATTCACCCTAGGAGGGGCATACCACCACCccccttttatattttatatccTCTGTGCTTCTTCGCCAGTTGTCACTAtgttgtgttcattttttggcccttttttgtgttcaccttttgccattttgtttgGAAGTCGGATctgtgcccatttttttttttttttttttttatgtcattcATCGATTTTACACTATGCCGCCGGAGCACCAGTTCGTTCAAAAGTGAACTCTACTTTGTTAGCCCTTCCGTTGTGCCACCTTCACGCGGAACAATTTTTCCTGTTAAAGGACCAGGCAGCATTTGCCCCTCTGTGCTCTTCTGCaaacttcctcctttgtgaAGCCCATTTTGGTacacgcattttttttatttcattccaACTCTACACTGCTTCGCTTCCTTTCGTgccaaaagggaaacatgACAACGGGGGAGCAGAGGAAACTTCTTGCATCCTTGCAGCGAATTTAGCCAACTCCCCCTCTACCCCACGAAAGAATAAAGTATATATTTAAACTTCACCCTCCGACGCTACGTTGCGGGGAAGTATACTATACTATGAGGGAAACAACCAGTCCGTCGTCTAGCTCCTgcagaagggaaaagtgaGTGGAGGCACTACCAATTGTCCATACaatattcgaaaaaaagaagcaaaaaatgtaaagaagaaaacgttgCAACAATGTTCTCCCACCATTGCACACACCACTCCCCCTGAGCAActtccaaaggaaaaaaaaaaaaaaaaaaaaaaaaatgcaagcCTCGACATCACCCCCACAGACGTACCCCCTAATATGAATATAACCAGTTACCatgtacaaatatttttcataatatttcTAAAAATCTGTACGTGCAAATTGTGCTACATTAAGAAAATACAtgttttcaaaaaaggaCAGCCTGCTCAAAATTTTCCCCAAAGTGTGCATCAAATTAGTGCGAAAAATGTACAAGCGAGTGgaacgaaaggaagaaatcaGCATAAATTAAATATCACAAAATTTAATGGCGCCAGTGGATTATCTCCCAGTTGGGGGAGGTGCGAAGCGGTGGACGGGGGAAGGCCCTTCGGTCAAGAAACCAATAACATATCATGCAATCTGTCATGCGTACTACCTAGCAGAATTCCCGGGGACGGTTATCATACCGCTCGGGAAAAAACGGTTGTCCACGTTACAAATGCGTTAATTGGGCCCAAACGATTCGTGAACAAATattcattctttaaaaatcACAATGGGGAGTATCATCTCCCCCCCAGTGAGAAAGGCACCCATAGGAGGTGTACACAATTGTACCAGTGGACAAATATCCTCCTCCATAACGTGTTTCAAAGCGAAACGGTGAATTTACACCTACATAAAGTCTACCTAGAAATCATTCGCACGGTGCAAAGTACACTAAggagtaaaatattttatgtagACATTAAGGAAGAGttgcgaaaaaggaaaaacaccaTTATGGAGATGCTACACCAAATTTATTCACTAAAAAATAGGAGAAACACACAGAGGAGTGGTAGGAGCcccgaaaagggaaagacaAAACTTCGCATTTTATTCATCGGGAGCAACGAGTTCAGTTTGTTGTGCTTTAAAATAATCAGGTTAATCATAAGGTACGTGAGAAATGATATACTGTTAGAGCACGTTATTACCAAGAGCcccagaaaaaagggaagacatttaaagttaaaaaaatcacacaTCGAAGAGGAAGcagagaaagagaaaataaaaattttttattacgataaaataaggaatgaCACATATTtgctaaaaaatgaaacctTCGATTTGTGCATTTCTGCATCGTTTGGAGAAATATTTaatgcctccttttttaagaacattTCTGCCAATGTGTACACCTTGCACCCAAGCTTATTGCCACTCTATCGGGGTGCATCCCCCATTCAGAGAAGTTTATTAAATAATGAATCCCTTTTTGGTTACTCAATTTTTCTCACCAATTTGCGCATCGATGCGGGCCCCCTTTTGATAAGAAGTCCACATACATTTGATCAAGCTTTCAATTTTAACGACATAATTACGATATTGTTCACCTTGGGGTCATTGCATTTTATGAGccatatttccttcctcgcCAATTACAAATTGGGTAGCACCGACGGGGAGTTACAACGAACAGGGGAGTCTCCCACCCATGCGAACATCTCCACACATAATAATTACGATCACTTAAACCTTCGGAATTTGCTGTATGATGAGGAAAATATCACCCCACGTAACGTCAAAAAGAATCAGTCCACGCTGCATACAGACACTGGGCAgtatataatgaatgaaGCTTGGCTGAGAAATTATCTCATTTCCCCTTCGACCCATAAAAGTAAAGCATACGCaccgaaaataaaaagtgaagaaaggtatgtctgttttttttgttcaaacgCCCTGCACATTCATAATAAAGTGAGGGGGTTTATAAACTGGCCCAAGGTGGAATGTACCTTTTTCCTCGTCCACAAGGGTGGCCTCAAGGCCATGGAGGTGAAATTAATTAAAACGGCTCACGACTCAGGCGACCATATAAGCGACCACCATCGCCACGAATTTAAACACCTGGACGACGCTGTTCAGAGTCACAAGTGCTTCGACGGAATCCCACGCAAAATGGCAATTTTTAATAGAGGGGCTATAAATATTCTCTGCAAGGACAATAGCCTActaaaaatttacaaattgcaacggaaaaacaaaaaaattatggacgcttcatccttttttaacaGCATAAACGGAGTCGATCTGCTGTACTAGGAGGAGTGTGCGtcagtgtttttttttttttcttcttcattccttttgCGTCATTCCAAGCGAAGAGAATTgaattccttcttcatttttgaagCTCCAAATTGATGACGTGCCCCCCACGGGGACCATTTGGCTAGTTCACTTCGCGCAACTTTACGGGACGCACATTACgcattcactttttcctACATTCGTTTGTTAACTCTCTTATTTAAGTGTTCGTGACATTGGGCACTCCACGGCTGATGATCTGCACGTGCGCCTGTATTACggcatacgtatatataatccCTGCGTTTTCCCTGTCGTTCCTCCCCGCACAACTGCGCCTATGCATATTTGTTCGTTTCGTGgcttccatttgttttttacacctttacAATAATGTTCATGCCAATCTCGTGTGACTTCATGAGTCAGCAACATATTCATACTTAACAAAATGTAAAGGATCCCAACGTATGTAATTTTGCagattacaaaaaaaaaaaaaaaaaaaaaacggttgATTTTGGCCAACTTGGTTAACTTCCTCCCGCAACgtgtaaaaatgagaagtTTCACCAGAAGGGGTACCTTTTTTAAGTACTACGACAGGGGAAAACTCTCATTCAGAAGTAGCTATTTtacagagaaaaaacaatttctctttcacctcctttttatttctctaaATTCCTatttagtaaaaaaatatttattttccaatACGTCGACCGTTTTTCATTTGGAGGGGAAAGGGGCAGACGCctacttggaaaaaaagtacaaatcCGACAAACCCTACATTAAAACGGACAGGTACCAcaagaggggaaaaacaaaccaAAGCATAACTGCACACCTGTGTGCGGCTTCATACACATACGCGCATGTGCACTCACGGCAAACGTAATCCCTTTCTTTAACGAAGCGGAATTCTCTATAAGGACCTCATCGACGGAGAAGGGGACCCCATTGAAGAGGGCGATATCGTGTATATTCACTACCAGGGAAAAACGACGAACGATTTTCGCATAATTCACTCAACCTTTAATAGCATAATTCCACCCAAGATCAAAGCTGGGCAATACGATAAAAAGCACATACGGGCCATCTACGAGATTGTCATTGGCATGAAGAAGCACACAAGACGGCAGTGCATCGTTCCCCCACATTTGGCGTACCCCAATCATTTTCCTAGCCAGGTAATGCCAACAAcctggcaaaaaaaaaaataaaataaaaaataataaattggaatataaaaatatagtgCCTATTTGTCTTCACTGCGTAATTCTCCCCCTGCGCCATCAAAAACCcaattttgtaatttccctttttcccctcttaATAGCCGCTCCTTTACGAAATCGACGTTGTaaaagttataaaaaaaaattctcagGGAAAGACATTTATCGaaaattttgagaaaaaaattgaccaaATAAAGTCCTTCATATCgtcttatttt from Plasmodium coatneyi strain Hackeri chromosome 12, complete sequence includes these protein-coding regions:
- a CDS encoding Methionyl-tRNA formyltransferase; protein product: MNITSYHVQIFFIIFLKICTCKLCYIKKIHVFKKGQPAQNFPQSVHQISAKNVQASGTKGRNQHKLNITKFNGASGLSPSWGRCEAVDGGRPFGQETNNISCNLSCVLPSRIPGDGYHTAREKTVVHVTNALIGPKRFVNKYSFFKNHNGEYHLPPSEKGTHRRCTQLYQWTNILLHNVFQSETVNLHLHKVYLEIIRTVQSTLRSKIFYVDIKEELRKRKNTIMEMLHQIYSLKNRRNTQRSGRSPEKGKTKLRILFIGSNEFSLLCFKIIRLIIRYVRNDILLEHVITKSPRKKGRHLKLKKSHIEEEAEKEKIKIFYYDKIRNDTYLLKNETFDLCISASFGEIFNASFFKNISANVYTLHPSLLPLYRGASPIQRSLLNNESLFGYSIFLTNLRIDAGPLLIRSPHTFDQAFNFNDIITILFTLGSLHFMSHISFLANYKLGSTDGELQRTGESPTHANISTHNNYDHLNLRNLLYDEENITPRNVKKNQSTLHTDTGQYIMNEAWLRNYLISPSTHKSKAYAPKIKSEERYVCFFCSNALHIHNKVRGFINWPKVECTFFLVHKGGLKAMEVKLIKTAHDSGDHISDHHRHEFKHLDDAVQSHKCFDGIPRKMAIFNRGAINILCKDNSLLKIYKLQRKNKKIMDASSFFNSINGVDLLY
- a CDS encoding Peptidyl-prolyl cis-trans isomerase, whose product is MRSFTRRGTFFKYYDRGKLSFRSSYFTEKKQFLFHLLFISLNSYLVKKYLFSNTSTVFHLEGKGADAYLEKKYKSDKPYIKTDSGILYKDLIDGEGDPIEEGDIVYIHYQGKTTNDFRIIHSTFNSIIPPKIKAGQYDKKHIRAIYEIVIGMKKHTRRQCIVPPHLAYPNHFPSQPLLYEIDVVKVIKKNSQGKTFIENFEKKIDQIKSFISSYF